A genomic region of Clavibacter michiganensis subsp. insidiosus contains the following coding sequences:
- a CDS encoding DUF4011 domain-containing protein, translating into MWRANERSDDDDDDLLSGFAAEPLEDPHVNASHNSTSPHDLRVGDVQLGSGNVAEPRWREWREQLAGIGGTSPLLHFVDAPGSRIELSTTHPGGLAQFITGKTTLLSSLIRDELALRSARKAANRITQKGIELVSARGIESIHLAIGLAEWRFADEQFRAPVLLRPLAIRRHGSDYEVRLKGQPFLNPALARALEEQFQITLDADSFVALAVQNGAFKPQPVIDRLRGLTSHLPAFAVQPRLVVSSFAEVGQALAEDAAHLEHLVIDAIAGNPTAKWGVGEAYAPVDPIPQDQRPPVTDTLLLDADPEQEYVIAQINAGNSLVVTTLPGTGGTQTIVNSIGCLVAQHKRVLVVSPRASSLKGIAQRLTDVGLPGLAVAPKSLKRDVVQSIVRNEKAAPAQTAEVDDALVRLRHVLLDYRFALGRPDRDLGVSVLDALGELSRLALLPDPPATTARLTREAVVAIAHDRASAAASLVKAASLGEFRYGPGDSPWYGATFSTSAAATHAHDLAKSLSADGLPRLLERADELIGQTRMRAYTSIDELGVYLRLLLDVRETLDKFQPVVFDRSLSEIIAATGSRRDAPEMTSITRRRLRKLAREYVRPGVHISDMHASLTAIQKQRILWQRYVAVGSTPEVPRGISDVHVRYQEVAADLQVLDEPLSMLTRPTPLGELPIAELREKVAQLAEDSEVLQNLQERTSLLAELRRLDLDPLLRDLSDRHVPQEAVAAELELAWWQSVLEQMLAGDKALLNANTSVLDRLESDFRLVDEAHATASAGLLAWQLAETWKIGVVDWPEEAHHLRQLLGGSAPVDAAALHHSAPHLSRTIAPVWLASPYEVPAITDEMPFDAVFLVDAGAMTLAEALGGIRRGKQTVVFGDPVTQTPSPFTIAVVPQPERSTPQLADDDSTLEVRHADSALARLGELLPTLSLTRSYRAGGEDLAELVNRRFYGGRIQSLPWAGTFLGHGSLSLDFVADGHGMPDEDTGAVESVDAEVIRVVELVLDHASHRPRESLMVITASARHAVRVQQAVLHAAAKRSDVTEFFIGDRAEPFMVATLEQCVAQSRDRVIFSVGYGRTPHGRVLSNFGALAAPGGERLLAVAMTRARRSMVVVSCFQPADIDQDRMKHGIVALAQILSEAEARFKEDPIPDDGDAMLVDLARRLEGLGLAPALGHRDKLGLVASYGGRAIAIETDPVVNQTSLRESLRLRPEMLKRLGWHYLRVHSFELFADPDAVARRIATALGAISDAHPVTAPVQVQAGAHRAE; encoded by the coding sequence GTGTGGCGTGCCAATGAACGATCCGACGACGACGACGACGACCTGCTCTCCGGGTTCGCCGCCGAGCCTCTTGAGGACCCCCACGTGAATGCTTCCCACAACAGCACCAGCCCCCACGACCTCCGGGTCGGCGACGTGCAGCTCGGGAGCGGCAACGTGGCCGAGCCCCGCTGGCGCGAGTGGCGCGAGCAGCTGGCCGGCATCGGCGGCACCTCTCCTCTCCTCCACTTCGTGGATGCGCCCGGCTCGCGCATCGAGCTGAGCACCACGCACCCGGGCGGCCTCGCGCAGTTCATCACGGGCAAGACGACGCTGCTGTCGTCCCTGATCCGCGACGAGCTCGCGCTCCGCAGTGCCCGCAAGGCTGCGAACCGCATCACCCAGAAGGGCATCGAGCTGGTCTCGGCCCGGGGCATCGAGTCGATCCACCTGGCCATCGGCCTCGCCGAGTGGCGCTTCGCCGACGAGCAGTTCCGCGCGCCGGTGCTCTTGCGCCCGCTCGCGATCCGCCGCCACGGCAGCGACTACGAGGTGCGCCTCAAGGGCCAGCCGTTCCTCAACCCGGCGCTCGCGCGCGCCCTCGAGGAGCAGTTCCAGATCACGCTCGACGCCGACTCGTTCGTCGCGCTCGCCGTGCAGAACGGCGCCTTCAAGCCGCAGCCCGTCATCGACCGCCTCCGCGGCCTCACCTCGCACCTTCCCGCGTTCGCCGTGCAGCCGCGGCTGGTCGTCTCGTCCTTCGCGGAGGTCGGCCAGGCGCTCGCCGAGGACGCCGCGCACCTCGAGCACCTGGTCATCGACGCCATCGCCGGCAACCCCACCGCGAAGTGGGGCGTGGGCGAGGCGTACGCGCCCGTGGACCCGATCCCGCAGGACCAGCGCCCGCCCGTCACCGACACCCTGCTGCTCGACGCGGATCCCGAGCAGGAGTACGTCATCGCCCAGATCAACGCGGGCAACTCGCTCGTGGTGACGACGCTCCCCGGCACCGGCGGCACGCAGACCATCGTCAACTCCATCGGCTGCCTGGTCGCGCAGCACAAGCGCGTGCTCGTCGTCAGCCCGCGCGCCTCCTCGCTGAAGGGGATCGCGCAGCGGCTCACCGACGTCGGACTGCCCGGCCTCGCGGTCGCGCCGAAGTCGCTCAAGCGCGATGTCGTGCAGTCCATCGTCCGCAACGAGAAGGCCGCGCCCGCGCAGACCGCCGAGGTCGACGACGCGCTCGTGCGCCTCCGCCACGTGCTGCTCGACTACCGCTTCGCGCTCGGGCGTCCCGACAGGGACCTCGGCGTCTCCGTGCTCGACGCGCTCGGCGAGCTGTCGCGCCTGGCCCTCCTGCCGGATCCGCCGGCCACCACCGCGCGCCTCACCCGCGAGGCGGTCGTCGCGATCGCGCACGACCGCGCCAGCGCCGCCGCCTCGCTCGTCAAGGCCGCGAGCCTCGGCGAGTTCCGCTACGGCCCGGGCGACTCGCCCTGGTACGGCGCCACCTTCTCCACGAGCGCCGCCGCGACGCACGCGCACGACCTGGCGAAGTCGCTCTCCGCCGACGGACTCCCGCGCCTCCTCGAGCGCGCCGACGAGCTCATCGGCCAGACGCGCATGCGCGCCTACACGTCCATCGACGAGCTCGGCGTCTACCTGCGCCTCCTCCTCGACGTGCGCGAGACGCTCGACAAGTTCCAGCCCGTCGTGTTCGACCGGTCGCTCAGCGAGATCATCGCGGCCACCGGATCCCGCCGCGACGCCCCCGAGATGACGAGCATCACGCGCCGTCGCCTCCGCAAGCTCGCGCGCGAGTACGTGCGCCCCGGCGTCCACATCTCCGACATGCACGCGAGCCTCACGGCCATCCAGAAGCAGCGGATCCTCTGGCAGCGCTACGTCGCGGTCGGCTCCACCCCCGAGGTCCCGCGCGGCATCTCCGACGTGCACGTGCGCTACCAGGAGGTCGCCGCCGACCTCCAGGTGCTCGACGAGCCGCTGAGCATGCTCACCCGTCCCACCCCGCTCGGCGAGCTCCCCATCGCCGAGCTGCGCGAGAAGGTCGCGCAGCTCGCCGAGGACAGCGAGGTGCTCCAGAACCTGCAGGAGCGCACCTCCCTGCTGGCGGAGCTCCGCCGCCTCGACCTCGATCCGCTGCTCCGCGACCTCTCCGACCGGCACGTGCCGCAGGAGGCCGTGGCCGCCGAGCTCGAGCTCGCCTGGTGGCAGTCCGTGCTCGAGCAGATGCTCGCGGGCGACAAGGCGCTCCTCAACGCGAACACGAGCGTGCTCGACCGCCTCGAGTCCGACTTCCGCCTCGTCGACGAGGCGCACGCCACCGCCAGCGCGGGCCTGCTCGCGTGGCAGCTCGCGGAGACGTGGAAGATCGGCGTGGTCGACTGGCCCGAGGAAGCGCACCACCTGCGCCAGCTGCTCGGCGGATCCGCCCCCGTCGACGCCGCGGCCCTCCACCACTCTGCGCCCCACCTCTCCCGCACCATCGCGCCGGTCTGGCTCGCGTCGCCCTACGAGGTGCCCGCGATCACCGACGAGATGCCGTTCGACGCCGTATTCCTCGTCGACGCCGGCGCCATGACGCTCGCGGAGGCCCTCGGCGGCATCCGGCGCGGCAAGCAGACCGTCGTGTTCGGGGATCCCGTCACGCAGACGCCGTCGCCGTTCACCATCGCGGTCGTCCCGCAGCCCGAGCGCTCCACGCCGCAGCTCGCGGACGACGACTCGACGCTCGAGGTGCGCCACGCCGACTCCGCGCTCGCCCGCCTCGGCGAGCTGCTGCCCACGCTCTCCCTCACGCGCAGCTACCGCGCGGGCGGCGAGGACCTGGCCGAGCTCGTCAACCGCCGCTTCTACGGCGGCCGGATCCAGTCCCTGCCGTGGGCGGGCACGTTCCTCGGCCACGGCAGCCTGTCGCTCGACTTCGTCGCCGACGGCCACGGCATGCCCGACGAGGACACCGGCGCCGTCGAGAGCGTCGACGCCGAGGTGATCCGCGTCGTGGAGCTCGTGCTCGACCATGCGAGCCACCGCCCGCGCGAGTCGCTCATGGTCATCACCGCGAGCGCCCGTCACGCCGTGCGCGTGCAGCAGGCCGTCCTCCACGCGGCCGCCAAGCGCAGCGACGTCACCGAGTTCTTCATCGGCGACCGCGCCGAGCCGTTCATGGTCGCGACGCTCGAGCAGTGCGTCGCGCAGAGCCGCGACCGCGTGATCTTCTCGGTCGGCTACGGCCGCACCCCGCACGGCCGCGTGCTGTCGAACTTCGGCGCCCTCGCGGCGCCCGGCGGGGAGCGCCTGCTCGCCGTCGCCATGACGCGCGCCCGCCGCTCGATGGTGGTCGTCTCCTGCTTCCAGCCCGCGGACATCGACCAGGACCGGATGAAGCACGGCATCGTCGCGCTCGCGCAGATTCTCTCGGAGGCGGAGGCCCGCTTCAAGGAGGACCCGATCCCGGACGACGGCGACGCCATGCTCGTCGACCTCGCCCGCCGCCTCGAGGGACTCGGCCTCGCGCCCGCCCTCGGGCACCGCGACAAGCTCGGCCTCGTCGCCTCCTACGGCGGCCGGGCCATCGCGATCGAGACGGATCCGGTCGTCAACCAGACGAGCCTCCGCGAGTCCCTGCGACTGCGCCCCGAGATGCTCAAGCGCCTCGGCTGGCACTACCTGCGCGTGCACTCCTTCGAGCTGTTCGCGGATCCGGACGCCGTCGCCCGCCGCATCGCCACCGCCCTCGGCGCGATCTCGGACGCGCACCCGGTGACCGCCCCGGTGCAGGTCCAGGCCGGCGCGCACCGGGCGGAGTGA
- a CDS encoding IS481-like element IS1122 family transposase codes for MSHANARLTVHGRVLLVRRVVEDRRPVSHVARELGVSRQCAHRWVNRFRSEGFEGLSDRSSRPRRVPTRTSPERERAVVEARTRLRSGPARLAPVTGVPARTISRVLRRHGAPPLAWLDPVTGAVIRASRSTANRYEHEHPGDLIHVDVKKLGRIPDGGGWRAHGRSEQVRGRGIGCDYVHAVVDDHTRLAYAEIHPDEKGVTAAGFLTRAAAYFAEHGITRIERVLTDNAFAYRHSAAFQNAVTQLGARQKFIRPHCPWQNGKVERFNRTLATEWAYRQPFTSNQARTDALDPWIQHYNTERIHSSHGLTPAARVSPT; via the coding sequence ATGTCCCACGCTAATGCTCGTCTGACGGTTCACGGGAGGGTTCTCCTCGTGCGGCGGGTGGTCGAGGATCGTCGGCCGGTCTCGCATGTCGCGCGCGAACTCGGTGTGTCGCGTCAGTGCGCGCATCGGTGGGTGAATCGGTTCCGGTCCGAGGGTTTCGAAGGCTTGTCGGACCGGTCCTCGAGGCCGAGACGGGTGCCGACGAGGACGAGCCCGGAACGAGAACGAGCCGTCGTGGAAGCGAGGACCCGATTGCGATCAGGTCCTGCCCGGTTGGCGCCGGTGACCGGTGTTCCAGCCCGCACGATCTCCCGCGTCCTGCGGCGGCACGGGGCACCGCCGTTGGCATGGTTGGACCCCGTCACCGGGGCCGTGATCCGGGCATCCCGGTCGACGGCAAACCGGTACGAGCATGAGCATCCCGGCGACCTGATCCACGTCGACGTGAAGAAGCTCGGCCGGATCCCGGACGGCGGCGGCTGGCGGGCGCATGGCCGCAGCGAACAGGTTCGTGGTCGTGGGATCGGGTGCGATTACGTCCACGCCGTGGTCGATGACCACACCCGCCTCGCCTACGCGGAGATCCACCCGGACGAGAAGGGCGTGACCGCGGCAGGGTTCCTGACCCGGGCCGCGGCGTACTTCGCCGAGCACGGCATCACCCGCATCGAACGGGTCCTGACGGACAACGCGTTCGCCTACCGGCACTCGGCCGCGTTCCAGAACGCGGTCACGCAGCTCGGTGCGAGGCAGAAGTTCATCCGCCCGCACTGCCCCTGGCAGAACGGCAAGGTCGAACGCTTCAACCGCACCCTCGCGACCGAGTGGGCCTACCGGCAACCCTTCACCAGCAACCAAGCCAGAACCGACGCCCTTGATCCGTGGATCCAGCACTACAACACTGAACGAATCCACTCGAGCCACGGGCTGACGCCCGCGGCCCGAGTGTCACCAACGTGA
- the mscL gene encoding large conductance mechanosensitive channel protein MscL: protein MKGFKEFILRGNVIDLAVAVVIGAAFTAIVTAIVTSVFNPLIAALFNASTLADAFKVEIPTANGGTSTLLFGAVLAALINFLIVAAVVYFALVLPVNHLKKVAFAKQKAAEEATPKDVPPTEAELLIEIRDLLAGRPSPEGAHTVPSSTGQHVAEPGKPA from the coding sequence GTGAAGGGCTTCAAGGAGTTCATCCTCCGCGGCAACGTCATCGACCTCGCGGTCGCGGTCGTCATCGGCGCCGCGTTCACCGCGATCGTGACGGCCATCGTCACGTCCGTCTTCAATCCGCTGATCGCGGCGCTCTTCAACGCTTCGACGCTCGCCGACGCGTTCAAGGTCGAGATACCGACGGCGAACGGCGGCACGTCCACACTTCTCTTCGGGGCCGTGCTGGCCGCGCTGATCAACTTCCTCATCGTCGCCGCGGTCGTCTACTTCGCCCTCGTGCTGCCGGTGAACCACCTCAAGAAGGTCGCGTTCGCCAAGCAGAAGGCCGCGGAGGAGGCGACGCCGAAGGACGTGCCGCCGACCGAGGCGGAGCTGCTCATCGAGATCCGCGACCTCCTCGCCGGGCGGCCGTCGCCCGAGGGCGCGCACACGGTGCCGTCGTCGACCGGCCAGCACGTGGCCGAGCCGGGGAAGCCCGCCTAG
- a CDS encoding FmdB family zinc ribbon protein, with protein MPTYSYRCTVCGNAFDIVQAFTDDSLTECPVCGGKLRKLFAAVGVSFTGSGFYRNDSRTEDAAKRSRSTSSGASKPSGSGASDSSSSGSSDSSSSGSSDSSGASGSGTVGQGSGTVTPSTPSGPASSGSGSSSPST; from the coding sequence ATGCCCACGTACTCCTACCGCTGCACGGTGTGCGGCAACGCCTTCGACATCGTCCAGGCGTTCACCGACGACTCCCTCACCGAGTGCCCCGTGTGCGGCGGCAAGCTCCGCAAGCTGTTCGCCGCGGTCGGCGTGAGCTTCACCGGCAGCGGCTTCTACCGCAACGACTCGCGCACCGAGGACGCGGCTAAGCGGTCGCGGTCGACGTCGTCGGGGGCGTCGAAGCCGTCCGGATCGGGGGCATCGGACTCCTCGTCCTCCGGATCATCGGACTCCTCGTCCTCGGGATCGTCGGACTCCTCCGGGGCGTCCGGATCCGGCACCGTCGGCCAGGGCTCCGGTACCGTGACCCCCAGCACCCCCTCCGGTCCCGCGTCCTCGGGCTCCGGCTCGTCCTCGCCGTCCACCTGA
- a CDS encoding 5-formyltetrahydrofolate cyclo-ligase produces MPSDVGNEKRALRAQLRERRRQMTSTERDEASHGLTSRLTELVASHDANRVACYLSTVDEPTTRPFLQWLHANDRQVLLPVSRNDGLLDWVVSDGTETEGLFGLPEPVGELLGPIAINDVDLIVVPAAAVDQGGMRMGWGRGYFDKTLGSMEACPPVYAVVFDAEFVDELPREKHDMPVDGIVTPTLIHSF; encoded by the coding sequence ATGCCGAGCGATGTCGGGAACGAGAAGAGGGCGCTGCGCGCCCAGCTGCGGGAGCGTCGTCGGCAGATGACCTCGACGGAGCGCGACGAGGCGTCGCACGGACTGACCAGCCGGCTGACCGAGCTCGTGGCGAGCCACGACGCGAACCGGGTGGCCTGCTACCTCTCCACGGTCGACGAGCCCACCACGCGCCCGTTCCTCCAGTGGCTGCACGCGAACGACCGGCAGGTGCTCCTGCCGGTGTCGCGCAACGACGGCCTGCTCGACTGGGTGGTCAGCGACGGCACCGAGACCGAGGGCCTGTTCGGCCTGCCGGAGCCGGTGGGCGAGCTGCTCGGGCCGATCGCCATCAACGACGTCGACCTCATCGTCGTGCCCGCCGCGGCGGTCGACCAGGGCGGGATGCGCATGGGCTGGGGGCGCGGCTACTTCGACAAGACCCTCGGATCCATGGAGGCCTGTCCCCCGGTCTACGCTGTGGTGTTCGACGCCGAGTTCGTCGACGAGCTCCCGCGGGAGAAGCACGACATGCCGGTCGACGGCATCGTGACCCCGACCCTCATCCACTCCTTCTAG
- the galU gene encoding UTP--glucose-1-phosphate uridylyltransferase GalU, with protein sequence MVTHITKAVIPAAGLGTRFLPATKAMPKEMLPVVDRPAIQYVVEEAVGAGLHDVLMITGRNKTALENHFDRNAELEATLQLKGDDAKLRKVNESTDLADMHYVRQGDPKGLGHAVLRAEMHVGREPFAVLLGDDIIDKRDVLLSRMIEVQLQHGCSVVALLEVDPSQTHLYGVATVEATDDDDVVRITGMVEKPAAGTAPSNLAIIGRYVLRPEVFDVLHKTEPGKGGEIQLTDALEKMAAAPEWTGGVYGVVFRGRRYDTGDRLDYLKAIVQLGVDHEDLGEGLREWLPEFVKTLER encoded by the coding sequence ATGGTCACCCACATCACCAAGGCCGTCATCCCCGCCGCGGGACTCGGAACACGATTCCTGCCCGCGACGAAGGCGATGCCGAAGGAGATGCTGCCGGTCGTCGACCGCCCGGCCATCCAGTACGTGGTGGAGGAGGCCGTGGGCGCGGGACTGCACGACGTCCTCATGATCACGGGCCGCAACAAGACCGCCCTCGAGAACCACTTCGACCGCAACGCCGAGCTCGAGGCCACCCTCCAGCTCAAGGGCGACGACGCGAAGCTCCGCAAGGTCAACGAGTCCACCGACCTCGCCGACATGCACTACGTCCGCCAGGGCGACCCCAAGGGTCTCGGCCACGCGGTGCTCCGCGCCGAGATGCACGTGGGCCGCGAGCCCTTCGCCGTGCTCCTCGGCGACGACATCATCGACAAGCGCGATGTGCTCCTCTCCCGCATGATCGAGGTCCAGCTCCAGCACGGCTGCTCCGTCGTCGCGCTGCTCGAGGTGGATCCGTCGCAGACGCACCTCTACGGCGTCGCCACGGTCGAGGCCACCGACGACGACGACGTCGTGCGCATCACCGGCATGGTCGAGAAGCCCGCCGCCGGCACCGCGCCCTCCAACCTCGCGATCATCGGCCGCTACGTGCTGCGCCCCGAGGTCTTCGACGTGCTCCACAAGACGGAGCCCGGCAAGGGCGGCGAGATCCAGCTCACCGACGCGCTCGAGAAGATGGCCGCCGCGCCCGAGTGGACCGGCGGCGTGTACGGCGTCGTCTTCCGCGGCCGCCGGTACGACACGGGCGACCGGCTCGACTACCTCAAGGCCATCGTCCAACTCGGCGTCGACCACGAGGACCTCGGCGAGGGCCTGCGCGAGTGGCTGCCCGAGTTCGTCAAGACGCTCGAGCGCTGA
- a CDS encoding GNAT family N-acetyltransferase, with protein sequence MDVPQTVPTMRDGRISVRPIRLRDSRALERSLLDNRSWLRKWEATSPYAPMAFDTRASIRSLQANARAGLGVPLVIDYDDEFAGQLNVSSIAYGSLSSATIGYWVGQEFAGRNVTPTAVALATDYCFTTLGLHRMEICIRPENAPSLRVVQKLGFRYEGLRRRYIHINGDWRDHFCFGLVVEELSTSVLARWKEGGVDPERSRVPDADVEAAAVPLAVQRRI encoded by the coding sequence ATGGACGTGCCGCAGACCGTACCCACCATGCGGGACGGGCGCATCTCCGTCCGGCCCATCCGGCTCCGCGACTCGCGGGCCCTCGAGCGCTCGCTGCTCGACAACCGCTCCTGGCTCCGCAAGTGGGAGGCCACGAGCCCGTACGCGCCGATGGCGTTCGACACGCGCGCGAGCATCCGATCGCTGCAGGCCAACGCCCGCGCCGGCCTCGGCGTGCCGCTCGTCATCGACTACGACGACGAGTTCGCCGGCCAGCTCAACGTGTCGTCCATCGCCTACGGCTCGCTCTCGAGCGCGACCATCGGCTACTGGGTCGGCCAGGAGTTCGCCGGGCGGAACGTCACGCCCACGGCCGTCGCGCTCGCGACCGACTACTGCTTCACCACGCTCGGGCTGCACCGGATGGAGATCTGCATCCGCCCGGAGAACGCGCCCAGCCTCCGCGTCGTGCAGAAGCTCGGCTTCCGCTACGAGGGGCTGCGGCGCCGCTACATCCACATCAACGGCGACTGGCGCGACCACTTCTGCTTCGGCCTCGTCGTCGAGGAGCTGTCCACCAGCGTGCTCGCGCGCTGGAAGGAGGGCGGCGTGGATCCCGAGCGGTCGCGCGTCCCCGACGCGGACGTCGAGGCGGCCGCCGTGCCGCTGGCCGTGCAGCGCCGGATCTGA
- a CDS encoding cellulase family glycosylhydrolase, which yields MKTRRGLTSALLGLLLPVALATAGASAASASAADPGSASAHPAAASTASTASGWLHTDGGRIVDSTGSTYTIRGAAWFGLESSGCVLHGLDKITLDSGMKHLHDMGFTTVRLPFSNDCLHASSVADWGTTANPDLKGISPLQLMDRAIVSAKANGLNVFLDQHRPTTNGQSELWYSNDLSESQWISDWKMLADRYEDDPTVIGVDLHNEPHGQASWGTGDMATDWRLAAERGGDAVLSVNPKLLVIVEGTEKQPDGSGTWWGGALGAAGDKPVELSVPNRVVYSPHDYPSSIYAQSWFSSPDYPNNLTSVWDTHWGYLAKKNIAPVLLGEFGTKLETTSDKQWLTTLVSYLQTTGISSSFWAFNPDSGDTGGLVESDWVTPEQAKLDAMAPILHPAQSSGSGSGSGSGAGSGSGSGSGSGTQPAPQPQPAPSTSGAVTATWQPGGSWSSGYVADLDVTAKSAVAGWTVSWASPGTTSVGNSLGMRCTAASGTVTCTGADWAGALSAGHTVHVGLQAGGGPAPASPQLTVTSR from the coding sequence ATGAAGACACGAAGAGGCCTCACCTCCGCACTGCTCGGACTGCTCCTCCCGGTCGCCCTGGCGACGGCGGGAGCGTCGGCTGCCTCGGCCTCCGCAGCTGACCCGGGCTCCGCCTCGGCGCACCCCGCCGCGGCGTCGACCGCATCCACCGCGTCCGGATGGCTCCACACCGACGGCGGGAGGATCGTCGACTCCACCGGTTCCACGTACACGATCCGGGGTGCCGCCTGGTTCGGGCTCGAGTCGTCGGGCTGCGTGCTCCACGGGCTGGACAAGATCACCCTCGACAGCGGCATGAAGCACCTCCACGACATGGGCTTCACCACGGTGCGCCTCCCGTTCTCGAACGACTGCCTCCACGCCTCGAGCGTCGCCGACTGGGGCACCACCGCCAATCCGGATCTGAAGGGCATCTCCCCGCTGCAGCTCATGGACCGCGCCATCGTCTCCGCGAAGGCCAACGGCCTCAACGTGTTCCTCGACCAGCACCGCCCGACCACCAACGGGCAGTCGGAGCTCTGGTACTCGAACGACCTCTCCGAGTCCCAGTGGATCTCCGACTGGAAGATGCTCGCGGACCGCTACGAGGACGACCCCACGGTCATCGGCGTCGACCTGCACAACGAGCCGCACGGCCAGGCCTCCTGGGGCACGGGCGACATGGCCACCGACTGGCGGCTCGCAGCGGAGCGCGGCGGCGACGCGGTGCTGTCGGTCAACCCGAAGCTGCTCGTCATCGTCGAGGGCACCGAGAAGCAGCCCGACGGATCCGGAACGTGGTGGGGCGGGGCCCTCGGCGCCGCGGGCGACAAGCCCGTCGAGCTGAGCGTGCCGAACCGCGTCGTGTACTCCCCGCACGACTATCCGTCGAGCATCTACGCGCAGTCGTGGTTCAGCTCGCCCGACTACCCGAACAACCTCACGAGCGTGTGGGACACCCACTGGGGCTACCTCGCGAAGAAGAACATCGCCCCGGTGCTGCTCGGCGAGTTCGGCACGAAGCTCGAGACCACCAGCGACAAGCAGTGGCTGACGACCCTGGTGTCGTACCTCCAGACCACCGGCATCAGCTCCTCGTTCTGGGCGTTCAACCCCGACAGCGGGGACACCGGCGGGCTCGTGGAGTCGGACTGGGTCACGCCCGAGCAGGCGAAGCTCGACGCGATGGCGCCGATCCTCCACCCGGCGCAGTCGTCGGGTTCGGGTTCGGGTTCAGGTTCTGGTGCCGGCTCGGGTTCGGGTTCCGGCTCGGGTTCCGGGACGCAGCCCGCACCGCAGCCGCAGCCCGCGCCCTCCACGTCGGGCGCCGTGACGGCGACGTGGCAGCCCGGCGGATCCTGGTCGTCGGGCTACGTGGCCGACCTCGACGTCACCGCGAAGTCCGCGGTCGCCGGGTGGACCGTGTCGTGGGCGAGCCCGGGCACGACCTCCGTCGGGAACAGCTTGGGGATGCGCTGCACCGCCGCGTCCGGCACCGTCACGTGCACGGGCGCCGACTGGGCTGGTGCGCTGTCCGCGGGTCATACCGTCCACGTCGGCTTGCAGGCGGGAGGCGGGCCGGCTCCGGCCTCGCCGCAGCTCACTGTGACGAGCCGCTGA